A window of Lysobacter terrestris contains these coding sequences:
- a CDS encoding MOSC domain-containing protein encodes MTLPPSDSELGRLMATLPRAGRVEWIGLRPARGQAMQEVAQAEAVTGIGLLGDRYAGGSGKRGVTLIQAEHLPVIAALSGHASVLPALLRRNVVVSGLPLIALKERRFRIGDVVLEGTDECDPCSNMEQALGPGGFNAMRGHGGLCARIVAGGVLRLGDAVTVLA; translated from the coding sequence ATGACCTTGCCGCCGTCGGATTCCGAACTGGGCAGGCTGATGGCGACCCTGCCGCGCGCCGGCCGGGTGGAGTGGATCGGACTGCGGCCTGCGCGCGGGCAGGCGATGCAGGAAGTGGCGCAGGCCGAAGCCGTGACCGGCATCGGCCTGCTCGGTGACCGCTACGCCGGTGGCAGCGGCAAGCGCGGCGTGACCCTGATCCAGGCCGAACACCTGCCGGTGATCGCGGCGCTGTCGGGCCATGCGTCGGTGCTGCCGGCGCTGCTGCGGCGGAACGTCGTGGTTTCGGGCCTGCCGCTGATCGCACTCAAGGAGCGGCGCTTCCGCATCGGCGACGTCGTCCTGGAAGGCACGGACGAATGCGATCCGTGCTCGAACATGGAGCAGGCGCTGGGTCCCGGCGGCTTCAATGCGATGCGCGGCCACGGCGGCCTGTGCGCGCGGATCGTCGCCGGCGGCGTGCTGCGCCTGGGCGATGCCGTGACCGTGCTGGCCTGA